A genomic window from bacterium includes:
- the dnaB gene encoding replicative DNA helicase, producing the protein MDSRFAEPGGPTTGGFEEHLRAIPTDHEAERAVLGAILLDHESIYKVEDKLEPISFDLPRHRLLYQAYLDLQAKQQGISLITLRSYLEEQGLLAESGGIGYLSGLADVVPTTANIEAHADIVRQKALARGLIRTCEDIAKRGYEGQEPVQDLLEHAEREVLNIAMGHARSDFSSMRDEMQSTFEYIDRVQAGEVVGVRTGFEDFDQKTGGLNGGDLVVLAARPSIGKTALALNFVRNHVMDFGGCAAFFSLEMTKRELVLRMLLGEAQVDNSRFRNGMLSDRDWPRLTRAASQLEEARLFFDDSMGITVSDISAKARRLDREHKLSLLVIDYIQLVQGRTTIDHREQQVADISRSLKLLAKDLDVPVIALSQLNRGPEGRNDKRPMLADLRESGAIEQDADIVMFIYRDDVYDEESPDAGLAEVIIAKQRNGPIGTVKLQFAKEFGRFHDLTRRDTVPPVDQGFDPEPEPEPGAWGGKMESPF; encoded by the coding sequence ATGGATTCCAGATTCGCGGAACCCGGAGGCCCCACGACCGGGGGCTTCGAAGAACACCTGCGCGCTATCCCTACCGATCACGAGGCGGAGCGCGCCGTGCTCGGGGCGATCCTGCTCGATCACGAGTCGATCTACAAGGTCGAGGACAAGCTCGAACCCATTTCGTTCGATCTGCCCCGACACCGCTTGCTCTACCAGGCGTACCTCGACCTGCAGGCGAAGCAGCAGGGCATCTCGCTCATCACACTGCGAAGCTACCTCGAGGAGCAGGGCCTTCTGGCCGAGTCAGGTGGCATCGGCTACCTGAGCGGTCTGGCCGATGTCGTTCCGACGACGGCGAACATCGAAGCCCACGCCGATATCGTGCGCCAGAAGGCATTGGCGCGCGGTTTGATTCGTACCTGTGAAGACATCGCGAAGCGCGGTTACGAGGGGCAGGAACCGGTCCAGGATCTGCTCGAGCACGCCGAACGCGAAGTCCTGAACATCGCGATGGGGCATGCGCGTTCCGATTTCTCGTCGATGCGCGACGAGATGCAGAGCACCTTCGAGTACATCGATCGCGTGCAAGCAGGTGAGGTGGTCGGCGTGCGCACCGGCTTCGAGGACTTCGATCAGAAGACCGGAGGCCTCAACGGGGGTGATCTGGTGGTACTGGCCGCGCGTCCGAGTATCGGAAAGACCGCCCTGGCTCTGAACTTCGTTCGCAATCACGTCATGGATTTCGGTGGATGCGCCGCGTTCTTTTCCCTGGAAATGACCAAGCGCGAACTCGTATTGCGTATGCTGCTTGGCGAGGCCCAGGTCGACAATTCCCGTTTCCGCAACGGCATGCTGTCTGATCGCGATTGGCCGCGTCTGACGCGTGCAGCTAGTCAGCTCGAAGAGGCGCGACTCTTTTTTGACGACAGCATGGGGATCACCGTCAGCGACATCTCAGCCAAGGCGAGGCGCCTGGATCGCGAGCACAAACTTTCGCTTCTGGTCATCGACTACATCCAGCTCGTTCAAGGTCGCACGACAATCGATCATCGCGAACAACAGGTGGCCGATATCAGTCGATCCCTCAAACTCCTGGCGAAGGATCTCGACGTACCGGTGATCGCGCTCTCGCAGCTCAACCGCGGACCGGAAGGTCGCAACGACAAACGTCCGATGCTGGCGGACCTGCGCGAGTCCGGTGCGATCGAGCAGGACGCAGATATCGTCATGTTCATCTATCGCGACGATGTCTACGACGAAGAGAGTCCCGACGCCGGTCTGGCAGAGGTCATCATTGCCAAGCAGCGCAACGGTCCCATCGGGACGGTGAAGCTGCAGTTTGCCAAGGAGTTTGGCCGCTTCCACGACCTGACGCGACGCGACACGGTGCCTCCAGTCGATCAGGGCTTCGATCCCGAACCCGAACCCGAGCCAGGCGCGTGGGGCGGAAAGATGGAGTCGCCGTTCTGA